In one Bradyrhizobium cosmicum genomic region, the following are encoded:
- a CDS encoding GntR family transcriptional regulator: MTSLEERPMSAGDSGYQRIRSDIIFGVLTPSGRLRLDAMKEDYGVSISTLREILNRLTSEGFVVAEGQRGFEVAPISIQNLRELADLRILLEHHAMAESFRAGDVEWEGRVVSAHHKLAATERTVLKEGDDPELRKRYDGEFHQALISSCGSRELMHTHSVVFDKYFRYALRYRGAETINQHKALLEAALKRDIKSARNVLSDHINGCVAHALSSWKDR; this comes from the coding sequence ATGACGTCACTCGAGGAACGGCCAATGTCGGCGGGCGACAGCGGCTATCAGCGCATTCGCTCCGACATCATTTTCGGCGTGCTCACGCCCTCGGGGCGTCTCCGGCTCGACGCGATGAAGGAGGATTACGGTGTCAGCATCTCGACGCTGCGTGAGATCCTCAATCGCCTGACGTCCGAAGGCTTTGTGGTCGCCGAAGGCCAGCGTGGATTCGAGGTGGCGCCCATCTCGATCCAGAACCTGCGCGAGCTCGCCGACCTGCGCATCCTGCTGGAGCATCATGCGATGGCCGAGTCGTTCCGCGCCGGCGACGTCGAGTGGGAAGGCCGCGTCGTGTCCGCGCATCACAAGCTGGCGGCGACCGAACGCACTGTCCTGAAGGAGGGCGACGATCCCGAGCTGCGCAAGCGGTATGACGGCGAATTCCACCAGGCTTTGATTTCAAGCTGCGGGTCGCGCGAGTTGATGCATACCCACTCGGTCGTGTTCGACAAATATTTTCGCTATGCGCTGCGCTATCGCGGTGCGGAGACGATCAACCAGCACAAGGCCCTGCTGGAAGCCGCCCTGAAGCGGGACATCAAGAGCGCCAGGAACGTCCTCAGCGACCACATCAATGGCTGCGTCGCGCATGCGCTGTCCTCATGGAAGGACCGCTGA
- a CDS encoding M24 family metallopeptidase — protein sequence MPPKIPFSTTRLDGLLDASGIDVLIVTSRHNIQYLLGGYYHFQFDYMEAIGVSRFLPVIVYVKGAPDKSAYIANRNERDSVQNRTEAGYWMPPVVFGSSTSIEAMTLALEHVKAIATPGFHIGIEMSFLPTDAADVLRRELPDCQLVEAMRPLEKLRSIKTAAELESLREASERVVASMLDAVNHARPGHSKREIIAHLRQAELSRDMIFEYALVTIGTSLNRAPSDQRLEPGDIVSLDSGGNYRGYIGDLCRMAVHGAPDGELVDLLAEVDMIQQAARAPIRAGLVGAEIYTAANEALARSAHGEQMHFVAHGMGIVSHEAPRLTSNGPIPYPADDANAPLEAGMIISIETTLPHKRRGFIKLEDTIAVTADGYQAFGDGARGWNRIPE from the coding sequence ATGCCCCCCAAAATTCCATTCTCCACGACCAGGCTTGACGGCCTGCTCGACGCTTCAGGCATCGACGTCCTTATCGTGACCTCCAGGCACAACATTCAGTACCTTCTCGGCGGCTACTATCACTTCCAGTTCGACTACATGGAAGCGATCGGCGTCAGTCGGTTTCTGCCCGTCATCGTCTATGTGAAGGGCGCGCCGGACAAGTCGGCCTACATCGCCAACCGCAACGAACGGGACAGCGTCCAGAACAGGACGGAAGCCGGATACTGGATGCCCCCGGTCGTGTTCGGATCGTCAACCTCGATCGAAGCGATGACGCTCGCTCTCGAGCATGTCAAAGCGATCGCGACGCCCGGGTTTCATATCGGGATCGAGATGTCGTTCCTGCCGACCGATGCGGCGGACGTGCTGCGCCGGGAGCTGCCCGATTGCCAACTCGTTGAGGCGATGCGTCCACTCGAGAAGCTGCGATCAATCAAGACCGCGGCCGAGTTGGAGAGTCTGCGCGAGGCGTCCGAGCGCGTGGTCGCCTCCATGCTGGACGCGGTCAACCACGCCCGACCCGGACACAGCAAGCGCGAGATCATCGCTCATCTGCGGCAGGCCGAGCTGTCCCGCGACATGATCTTCGAATACGCCCTGGTGACCATCGGGACGAGCCTCAACCGCGCTCCCTCGGACCAGCGTCTCGAGCCTGGCGACATCGTCTCGCTGGATTCGGGCGGCAACTACCGAGGCTACATCGGCGATCTTTGCCGGATGGCCGTGCACGGCGCGCCGGATGGGGAGCTCGTCGATCTGCTCGCTGAAGTCGACATGATCCAGCAAGCGGCCCGCGCGCCGATACGGGCAGGTCTTGTCGGTGCCGAGATCTACACCGCCGCAAATGAAGCGCTCGCGCGATCCGCCCACGGCGAGCAAATGCATTTCGTCGCCCATGGCATGGGCATCGTCAGCCACGAAGCGCCCCGCCTGACGTCGAACGGTCCCATTCCCTATCCCGCCGACGACGCCAACGCACCGCTGGAAGCCGGCATGATCATTTCGATTGAGACCACGTTGCCCCACAAGCGACGGGGCTTCATCAAGCTCGAGGATACGATCGCCGTGACTGCGGACGGGTATCAGGCGTTTGGCGACGGCGCGCGCGGCTGGAACCGGATTCCAGAATGA
- a CDS encoding SMP-30/gluconolactonase/LRE family protein — translation MTMNLIPAHRVETAVASTDILGETPLWCDRSRKLWWIDIDGRLHQSFDPATGAHHVSSYDGQFLGSQALTADGSHLLAQDLRLSRRSSDGVPPGHFCEVENGPDNRLNDGRVDARGRLWIGSMDNQLHRPNGALYRVTGDGQVMRMFGDVIVTNGIAFAPDNRTLYFTDTRRYRTWAFDFDLDHGAIGNRRLFADYSASGERPDGACVDVDGGLWTAFFSGGRIARYRPDGQIDTVIPLPVTNPTCLCFGGDDLKTLYVTTARKFLDPQRLSIEPEAGHLLAIHGVAQGLPEHRFSISGIVD, via the coding sequence ATGACCATGAATCTGATCCCCGCACATCGAGTCGAGACCGCGGTTGCCAGCACGGACATCCTTGGTGAGACGCCGTTGTGGTGCGACCGGTCACGCAAGCTGTGGTGGATCGACATCGACGGCCGGCTGCATCAATCCTTCGACCCGGCCACGGGCGCCCATCATGTGTCCTCCTATGATGGCCAATTCCTCGGCAGTCAGGCCCTGACGGCGGATGGCTCGCATCTGCTCGCGCAGGATTTGCGTCTGTCCCGTCGCTCGTCCGACGGCGTCCCTCCCGGTCATTTCTGCGAGGTCGAGAACGGCCCGGACAACCGCCTCAACGACGGCCGCGTCGACGCGCGCGGCCGCCTGTGGATCGGCTCCATGGACAACCAATTGCACCGGCCAAACGGTGCGCTGTATCGGGTCACCGGTGACGGCCAAGTGATGCGCATGTTCGGTGACGTCATCGTGACCAACGGGATCGCATTCGCCCCCGACAACCGCACGCTCTATTTCACGGACACGCGGCGATATCGGACCTGGGCTTTCGACTTCGATCTCGACCACGGCGCGATCGGTAACAGGCGCTTGTTTGCCGACTATAGCGCTTCCGGAGAGAGACCCGACGGCGCCTGCGTCGACGTTGACGGCGGGCTGTGGACGGCGTTCTTCTCGGGCGGCCGGATCGCGCGCTATCGACCGGACGGGCAGATCGACACCGTTATCCCCCTGCCCGTCACCAATCCGACCTGCCTGTGCTTTGGCGGAGATGATCTCAAGACGCTGTATGTCACGACAGCGCGAAAGTTTCTGGATCCGCAGCGGTTGAGCATCGAGCCTGAGGCCGGTCATCTGCTTGCCATCCATGGCGTCGCGCAAGGCCTGCCCGAGCACCGGTTCTCGATCAGCGGCATTGTTGACTGA
- a CDS encoding BA14K family protein codes for MKSSRTVLVAFIVAASPWFVGPLAAAPATSALMLRGAAAPSVETVQYRRGWGGHHHGGVGIGIGAGIAGALIGGAIIGATQPYGYYGYPPGYYGPAYVAPPPYVDSDAVGYCAQRFRSYDPYSGTYLGYDGLRHPCP; via the coding sequence ATGAAGTCGTCTAGGACTGTGCTTGTTGCGTTCATCGTCGCTGCCTCGCCCTGGTTTGTCGGGCCTCTCGCGGCAGCGCCGGCAACCTCCGCGCTGATGCTGCGCGGCGCGGCGGCGCCATCGGTGGAGACTGTGCAATATCGCCGCGGCTGGGGTGGCCACCATCATGGCGGCGTGGGCATTGGAATTGGTGCAGGAATCGCTGGCGCGCTGATCGGCGGGGCAATTATTGGCGCTACGCAGCCCTACGGCTATTACGGCTACCCGCCGGGCTATTACGGTCCGGCCTATGTCGCTCCGCCCCCCTATGTCGATAGCGACGCGGTCGGCTATTGCGCGCAACGCTTCAGGTCATACGACCCGTATTCCGGCACCTATCTTGGCTACGACGGCCTGCGACATCCCTGCCCGTGA